The following proteins are co-located in the Pyrococcus abyssi GE5 genome:
- a CDS encoding metal-dependent hydrolase produces the protein MVKVKFLGHAAFYIEGSKKILIDPFLTGNPQAVAKPEDFKDVDLILVTHAHGDHIGDAGEIAKISGAKIVAMYDIANYIAEKFKGVETVGMNYGPTEVDGVFIVQVPAWHSSSDGKYSIGNASGFIVKLDGKTIYHAGDTYVFKDMELFSELYGPIDVALLPIGGHFTMGVKEAAKAVELLKPRTVVPMHYNTWPPISADPEEFKKLVGDKAKVVVLKPGEELEL, from the coding sequence ATGGTGAAGGTGAAGTTCCTGGGACACGCTGCATTTTACATAGAGGGAAGCAAGAAAATACTTATCGACCCGTTCTTAACCGGGAACCCGCAAGCTGTAGCAAAGCCAGAGGACTTCAAGGACGTTGACCTTATATTGGTTACCCACGCCCACGGGGATCACATAGGGGACGCCGGGGAGATAGCGAAGATTAGCGGTGCCAAGATAGTTGCAATGTACGACATAGCCAACTACATAGCCGAGAAGTTTAAGGGAGTTGAAACCGTTGGAATGAACTACGGGCCGACTGAGGTTGATGGGGTATTCATAGTCCAAGTCCCAGCGTGGCACTCGAGTAGCGATGGAAAGTACAGCATAGGCAACGCCTCGGGCTTCATAGTTAAGCTAGATGGCAAAACGATTTATCACGCTGGTGACACCTACGTATTTAAGGATATGGAGCTGTTCTCCGAGCTCTACGGTCCGATAGATGTGGCTTTACTTCCAATAGGCGGGCACTTCACTATGGGGGTTAAGGAGGCTGCGAAGGCCGTTGAGCTACTGAAGCCAAGAACAGTAGTTCCGATGCACTATAACACTTGGCCACCGATTTCTGCGGATCCCGAGGAATTTAAGAAGTTAGTTGGGGATAAGGCAAAGGTCGTAGTACTAAAGCCAGGGGAAGAGCTAGAGCTTTAA
- a CDS encoding DUF167 domain-containing protein, which produces MLKEVREGVILRVIVKPNARENSIEGIDEWRGRIKVNIKAQPVKGKANRELIKFLSNLFGAEVEILKGETSREKDVLVRGVNLEEVKRRLKL; this is translated from the coding sequence ATGCTTAAAGAAGTGAGGGAAGGCGTAATACTCCGGGTAATTGTGAAGCCAAACGCAAGGGAGAACTCAATAGAGGGCATAGATGAGTGGAGAGGCAGGATTAAAGTGAACATTAAAGCACAGCCAGTCAAAGGAAAGGCCAACAGGGAATTGATAAAATTCCTTTCAAATCTTTTTGGTGCTGAAGTTGAGATACTTAAGGGAGAGACCTCGAGGGAGAAAGATGTTCTGGTAAGGGGAGTGAATTTAGAAGAAGTAAAAAGAAGGTTAAAGCTCTAG
- the ftsY gene encoding signal recognition particle-docking protein FtsY — protein sequence MFGKLKEKLRSFIKKVEENVEKEEKEAEKKGILEKILMVEIKEKDVEEALEDLELELLEADVALEVVDALKEKIKEKLVGKKVRIGTDKEKIIEDAVREAILEILTPPRKIDLLEEIRKSEKPYVILFVGFNGSGKTTTIAKLAHWLKKNGFSVVIAASDTFRAGAIEQLEEHAKRVGVKVIKHSYGADPAAVAYDAIQHAKARGIDVVLIDTAGRSETNRNLMDEMRKIARVTKPNLVVFVGDSLAGNAIVEQARQFNDAVKIDAVILTKLDADARGGAALSISHVTNAPILFVGIGQGYDDLMPFDEKWFVERILGEENA from the coding sequence ATGTTCGGTAAACTCAAAGAGAAGCTAAGATCATTCATAAAAAAAGTAGAGGAAAACGTTGAGAAAGAAGAGAAAGAAGCCGAGAAGAAAGGAATCCTAGAAAAGATACTCATGGTCGAGATAAAAGAGAAAGACGTGGAAGAGGCCCTTGAGGATCTCGAGCTTGAACTACTGGAGGCAGATGTAGCGTTGGAAGTTGTCGATGCGTTAAAGGAAAAGATAAAGGAGAAGCTGGTTGGGAAGAAAGTTAGAATCGGAACGGACAAGGAGAAGATAATTGAAGATGCCGTTAGGGAGGCAATACTCGAAATATTAACCCCCCCAAGGAAGATAGACCTTTTAGAAGAGATTAGGAAATCTGAGAAACCCTACGTAATTTTATTCGTTGGCTTCAACGGCTCTGGAAAAACCACTACAATAGCGAAGCTCGCCCACTGGTTAAAGAAGAATGGGTTTAGCGTAGTTATAGCGGCGAGCGATACGTTTAGGGCCGGTGCCATAGAGCAACTTGAGGAGCACGCGAAGAGGGTTGGTGTAAAGGTTATCAAGCACTCCTATGGAGCCGACCCAGCGGCGGTAGCTTACGATGCAATTCAGCACGCCAAGGCCAGGGGTATTGACGTCGTTCTAATAGATACAGCTGGAAGGAGCGAGACTAACAGGAACTTGATGGACGAGATGAGGAAGATAGCTAGGGTGACAAAGCCAAACCTAGTTGTGTTCGTTGGGGACTCTCTAGCTGGAAATGCCATAGTCGAGCAGGCAAGGCAGTTCAACGATGCAGTAAAGATTGACGCTGTAATATTAACTAAGCTGGACGCCGACGCAAGGGGTGGAGCAGCGTTAAGCATAAGCCACGTCACAAATGCTCCTATACTCTTCGTTGGGATCGGGCAAGGTTATGACGATCTAATGCCATTCGATGAGAAGTGGTTTGTTGAGAGAATCTTAGGTGAAGAGAATGCTTAA
- a CDS encoding 2-oxoglutarate ferredoxin oxidoreductase subunit delta, with product MLTNVNFAWGWGVSDQGGETQVTKEGYLVIGKASTTEISVDTFLCKGCGICVEMCPRKVFEWSKELSEKGVHYPVPVHVEKCVRCKLCELLCPDFAIAVRW from the coding sequence ATGTTGACAAATGTAAACTTCGCTTGGGGATGGGGAGTGAGCGATCAAGGTGGGGAAACCCAAGTTACGAAAGAGGGTTACCTGGTTATAGGAAAAGCCAGCACCACCGAGATAAGCGTCGACACTTTTCTTTGCAAGGGCTGTGGAATTTGCGTTGAAATGTGCCCGAGGAAAGTTTTTGAGTGGAGCAAGGAACTTAGCGAAAAGGGTGTGCATTATCCAGTTCCAGTTCACGTTGAGAAGTGCGTTAGGTGTAAGCTCTGTGAGCTATTATGCCCAGATTTTGCCATAGCTGTAAGGTGGTAG
- a CDS encoding 2-oxoacid:acceptor oxidoreductase subunit alpha, with translation MIIRGDEPEQKELLRKLYKPGNYFMMGDEAVAYGAIFAGCRFYAGYPITPSSEIAETMARELPKVGGYYLQMEDEIASIAAMVGASWTGLKVMTATSGPGFSLMQENLGYAVMTETPLVLVDVQRSGPSTGQATKGAQGDFFQARWGTHGDHPIVAISPVSVEDAFWETIRAFNVAERLRTPVVVLFDGILGHTREQIRIPDPDEVEIVYRKLPQNEEEARLPFGDPHGDGVPPMPLFGHGYFTHVTGSTHKENGLRDVYTQEVHDKLVRRIHRKIEQNREVYEKYEEYYTDDAEILVVSWGVSARPSLGAVLKARKEGIKVGLFVPKTVHPFPGERMRELGKKVRAILVPEMNLGQMILEVQRFVNDDVLLKGVNKIGGVPLTVEEILREIRGVA, from the coding sequence ATGATAATTAGGGGAGACGAACCCGAGCAGAAGGAACTGCTAAGGAAACTTTACAAGCCAGGAAACTACTTCATGATGGGGGATGAAGCGGTAGCTTACGGGGCGATTTTTGCTGGTTGTAGGTTCTACGCTGGTTACCCGATAACTCCATCGAGTGAGATAGCTGAAACGATGGCCAGGGAGCTTCCAAAGGTTGGAGGGTATTACCTGCAGATGGAGGATGAGATAGCTAGCATTGCGGCAATGGTTGGAGCATCTTGGACTGGCCTTAAAGTAATGACAGCTACTTCCGGCCCAGGGTTCAGCTTAATGCAGGAAAACCTCGGCTATGCCGTCATGACTGAGACACCTTTGGTTTTGGTCGATGTTCAGAGGAGCGGCCCCTCTACTGGACAGGCGACGAAAGGAGCCCAGGGAGATTTCTTCCAGGCCAGGTGGGGCACTCACGGGGATCATCCGATAGTTGCCATTTCTCCAGTAAGCGTTGAGGACGCATTTTGGGAAACCATAAGGGCGTTCAATGTGGCTGAGAGGCTTAGAACCCCGGTTGTTGTGTTATTCGATGGAATCCTCGGCCATACAAGAGAGCAGATCAGGATTCCAGACCCAGATGAGGTGGAGATAGTTTACAGGAAACTACCTCAGAACGAGGAGGAGGCTAGGCTTCCCTTCGGAGATCCCCATGGAGATGGCGTTCCTCCGATGCCCCTCTTCGGCCACGGTTACTTCACCCACGTTACTGGTTCAACCCACAAGGAAAACGGTTTAAGAGACGTCTACACCCAGGAAGTTCATGACAAGTTAGTTAGAAGAATACACAGGAAGATCGAGCAGAACAGGGAAGTTTATGAGAAGTATGAGGAGTATTACACAGACGATGCCGAAATTTTAGTTGTGAGCTGGGGGGTCTCAGCTAGGCCTTCCCTGGGAGCGGTTCTGAAGGCCAGAAAAGAGGGCATAAAGGTCGGTCTATTCGTTCCAAAGACCGTTCACCCATTCCCAGGAGAAAGGATGAGAGAGCTGGGGAAGAAGGTTAGGGCCATACTAGTCCCTGAGATGAATCTTGGCCAGATGATACTCGAGGTTCAGAGGTTTGTCAACGATGATGTTCTCCTTAAAGGCGTTAACAAGATAGGAGGAGTCCCCTTGACCGTTGAGGAGATTTTGAGGGAGATTAGGGGTGTTGCTTGA
- a CDS encoding 2-oxoacid:ferredoxin oxidoreductase subunit beta translates to MPEVYSKYPMVKYLRKEALPTALCPGCGGGTVLNAFANAIDQLKIDPRDLVVVSGIGCSAWIASPYFLADTLHTTHGRAIAFATGVKVGLPDKYVVVISGDGDLASIGGNHLIHAARRNIDITVILVNNFIYGMTGGQVAPTTPFGAITTTTPYRNIEHPLKIAETVAAAGASYVARWTTAHVYQLIESIKRAITTKGFSLVEVISQCPVQFGRRNRMKEPAEMLRWFLKNSVPISKAKKMSEEELEGKFVIGEFVKRERPEFVSELNKLIDEVQEKFGLKEE, encoded by the coding sequence ATGCCCGAGGTGTATTCCAAGTACCCGATGGTTAAGTACCTAAGAAAGGAGGCCCTTCCAACTGCTCTATGCCCTGGTTGTGGAGGTGGAACCGTTTTAAATGCTTTCGCAAACGCCATAGACCAGCTTAAGATAGACCCGAGGGATTTGGTTGTTGTTAGTGGTATCGGATGCTCGGCCTGGATAGCCTCGCCATACTTCCTGGCAGATACCCTACACACGACCCATGGGAGGGCTATAGCCTTTGCCACAGGTGTTAAGGTTGGGCTTCCGGACAAGTACGTTGTAGTGATAAGCGGTGACGGTGACTTGGCTAGCATAGGTGGGAACCATCTAATCCACGCCGCGAGAAGGAACATAGACATCACGGTAATCCTGGTTAACAACTTCATCTACGGAATGACCGGCGGACAGGTTGCCCCGACAACGCCGTTCGGTGCTATAACCACCACGACCCCGTACAGGAACATAGAGCATCCCCTTAAAATAGCTGAAACCGTTGCAGCTGCCGGGGCCTCTTACGTTGCAAGGTGGACTACTGCACATGTTTACCAGTTAATAGAAAGCATAAAGAGGGCCATAACGACCAAGGGATTCTCGCTTGTAGAGGTCATCTCCCAGTGTCCAGTCCAGTTTGGAAGGAGGAACAGGATGAAGGAGCCTGCTGAGATGCTTCGCTGGTTCCTGAAGAACTCAGTTCCGATAAGCAAGGCAAAGAAGATGAGCGAAGAAGAGCTAGAAGGAAAATTCGTCATCGGGGAATTCGTGAAGAGGGAAAGGCCAGAGTTCGTGAGCGAGCTGAACAAGTTGATTGATGAGGTTCAGGAGAAATTCGGGCTTAAGGAGGAGTGA
- a CDS encoding 2-oxoacid:ferredoxin oxidoreductase subunit gamma, which translates to MQIRFAGVGGQGVVLAGVILGEAAAIEGLKVLQTQDYSSASRGGHSIADVIISDGEIYDLMVTNADVLVALHQLGYETAKSKLKPEGLLIIDTDLVKPDREFVGAPFTRIAEETTGLALTVNMVALGYLIAKTGVVKPESVEEAIRRRVPRGTEEINIKAFRKGLEVGRE; encoded by the coding sequence ATGCAGATAAGGTTCGCTGGTGTCGGTGGCCAGGGTGTGGTCTTGGCTGGAGTTATCCTGGGCGAGGCCGCCGCTATAGAGGGGCTTAAAGTCCTTCAAACACAGGATTATAGCTCAGCTAGTAGAGGTGGACACTCTATTGCCGACGTGATAATCTCGGATGGGGAGATATACGATCTTATGGTTACCAATGCTGACGTTCTCGTTGCCCTTCATCAGCTAGGTTACGAGACAGCGAAGTCGAAGCTGAAGCCCGAAGGTTTGTTAATCATTGACACCGACTTAGTTAAACCAGATAGGGAATTCGTTGGGGCTCCATTCACGAGGATAGCTGAGGAAACTACTGGATTGGCGTTGACAGTTAACATGGTTGCCCTTGGCTACCTAATAGCAAAAACTGGAGTTGTTAAGCCTGAGAGCGTTGAGGAGGCCATAAGGAGGAGGGTTCCAAGGGGGACGGAGGAGATCAACATAAAGGCCTTTAGGAAGGGCCTGGAGGTGGGAAGGGAATGA
- a CDS encoding 2-oxoacid:acceptor oxidoreductase subunit alpha has product MRFPFPVGKADFIQGDEAIARAAILAGCRFYAGYPITPASEIFEAMALYMPLVDGVVIQMEDEIASIAAIIGASWAGAKAMTATSGPGFSLMQENIGYAVMTETPIVVVDVQRGGPSTGQPTLPSQGDIMQSIWGTHGDHSLIVLSPSTVQEAFDFTIRAFNLAEKYRTPVILLSDAEVGHMRERVYIPEPDEIEIVNRKLPQNEEEAKLPFGDPHGDFVPPMPIFGRGYRTYVTGLTHDERGRPRTVEREVHERVIRRIVEKIERNKKDIFDYEARELDDAEVAIVTTGIVARSALRAIKELRELGIKAGLLKINTIWPFDFELIEKIAGKVERIYVPEMNLGQLYHLVREGANGKAEVKLISKIGGEVHTPMEIVDFIRRDFS; this is encoded by the coding sequence ATGAGGTTTCCCTTCCCTGTTGGTAAAGCTGATTTTATCCAAGGAGATGAGGCTATAGCCAGAGCTGCCATCTTGGCCGGCTGTAGGTTCTACGCCGGTTACCCAATAACCCCCGCGAGCGAGATATTTGAAGCTATGGCTCTCTACATGCCCCTCGTTGATGGCGTTGTAATTCAGATGGAGGATGAGATAGCCAGCATTGCGGCGATAATAGGGGCATCTTGGGCTGGGGCTAAGGCCATGACAGCTACTTCCGGCCCAGGGTTCAGCTTGATGCAGGAGAACATAGGTTACGCAGTCATGACCGAGACTCCGATAGTTGTAGTCGACGTTCAAAGGGGAGGTCCTTCAACCGGTCAACCAACCTTACCTTCCCAGGGAGATATAATGCAATCGATCTGGGGAACGCACGGAGATCATTCGCTGATAGTTTTAAGCCCTTCAACTGTTCAAGAGGCGTTCGATTTCACGATTAGGGCCTTCAACCTAGCTGAAAAGTACAGGACTCCGGTAATATTGCTGAGCGACGCTGAAGTTGGGCACATGAGGGAGAGGGTCTACATTCCGGAGCCCGACGAGATAGAGATAGTCAACAGGAAGCTACCTCAGAACGAGGAGGAGGCAAAGCTTCCCTTTGGAGATCCACATGGAGATTTTGTCCCCCCGATGCCGATATTTGGCAGGGGTTACAGAACCTACGTTACTGGATTAACGCACGACGAGAGGGGAAGGCCGAGAACCGTTGAGAGGGAGGTTCACGAGAGAGTGATAAGGAGAATAGTGGAGAAGATAGAGAGGAACAAGAAGGACATCTTCGATTATGAGGCTAGGGAGCTAGACGATGCTGAAGTTGCAATAGTGACGACGGGCATAGTTGCGAGGTCTGCTTTAAGGGCTATCAAGGAGCTCAGAGAACTTGGGATAAAGGCTGGCCTGTTGAAGATAAACACGATATGGCCCTTCGACTTTGAGCTGATAGAGAAAATAGCCGGAAAGGTTGAGAGGATTTATGTCCCCGAGATGAACCTTGGCCAGCTATACCACCTGGTGAGGGAAGGGGCCAATGGAAAGGCCGAGGTCAAACTGATTAGTAAGATTGGAGGAGAGGTTCACACTCCGATGGAGATAGTTGATTTCATAAGGAGGGACTTCTCATGA
- a CDS encoding 2-oxoacid:ferredoxin oxidoreductase subunit beta, with translation MRLVSAYEIRDKYLRKDMLPTIFCPGCGIGSVLQYTLRAIDDLGLDPDKIVWVSGIGCSSRVPGFVNFDGLHTTHGRALAFATGIKLANPELKIIAFMGDGDAAAIGGNHLIHAIRRNLDVTVILINNFTYGMTGGQVAPTTPKGLRGTTAPYGQFENPFDIAQLAVAAGANYVARWTVFNYIQGINSIKKALSKEGFTLVEFLSPCPISFGRRNRMKTAPELIRWYQKITVPINKAKKMKPEELEGKIVIGEFVDRDRPGLVREYKEYIKRAKKMMGWEE, from the coding sequence ATGAGGTTGGTTTCTGCCTATGAAATCAGGGACAAGTACCTGAGGAAGGACATGCTCCCAACCATATTCTGCCCCGGTTGTGGGATAGGCTCCGTTCTCCAGTACACGCTGAGGGCTATAGACGACCTCGGTTTAGATCCCGATAAGATAGTCTGGGTTAGTGGCATTGGATGCTCATCAAGGGTTCCTGGTTTCGTGAACTTCGATGGTTTACATACAACCCATGGGAGGGCCTTGGCCTTTGCAACTGGAATAAAGCTTGCAAATCCAGAGCTTAAGATAATAGCGTTCATGGGAGACGGTGATGCAGCGGCTATAGGTGGGAACCACTTAATTCACGCAATAAGGAGGAATCTTGATGTTACCGTGATCCTGATCAATAACTTCACCTATGGAATGACCGGTGGACAGGTTGCCCCTACAACTCCAAAGGGCTTGAGAGGAACTACTGCACCGTATGGACAGTTCGAGAACCCGTTCGACATAGCTCAATTGGCCGTTGCCGCTGGTGCAAATTACGTGGCGAGGTGGACTGTGTTCAATTATATCCAGGGGATTAACAGCATAAAGAAGGCCCTGAGCAAGGAAGGTTTTACGCTCGTTGAGTTCCTCTCCCCATGTCCAATAAGCTTCGGAAGGAGAAATAGAATGAAGACGGCTCCAGAGTTGATAAGGTGGTATCAGAAGATCACGGTTCCCATAAACAAGGCGAAGAAGATGAAGCCAGAGGAGCTGGAGGGTAAGATAGTCATAGGGGAGTTCGTCGATAGAGATAGGCCTGGACTGGTTAGGGAGTACAAGGAGTACATCAAGAGGGCTAAGAAGATGATGGGGTGGGAGGAGTGA
- a CDS encoding 2-oxoacid:ferredoxin oxidoreductase subunit gamma: protein MRKEILIGGFGGQGVILASVILGRAAAVYEGFYAVQTQAYGPESRGGASRAEVVISDEPIDYPKVIEPDYAILLSQQAYDKYLPLVKKGGLVIVEEDLVPHRNKELEKDKSVYAYPLTELAEETTGLSLTMNILTLGLFVGLTNIVKRESIEKAVLDAVPKGTEQINLKALHKGFELADKST from the coding sequence GTGAGGAAGGAAATATTGATAGGAGGATTCGGTGGGCAGGGTGTGATACTTGCGAGCGTTATCCTGGGAAGGGCCGCTGCGGTTTACGAAGGCTTCTACGCGGTTCAAACCCAAGCTTATGGTCCAGAATCGAGGGGAGGAGCTAGTAGGGCCGAGGTTGTTATAAGCGACGAACCTATAGATTATCCAAAGGTTATAGAGCCAGACTATGCAATTCTTTTGAGTCAGCAGGCCTACGACAAATATCTACCTCTCGTGAAGAAGGGAGGTTTAGTTATAGTTGAGGAGGACTTGGTTCCTCACAGGAATAAGGAGCTCGAGAAGGACAAAAGCGTTTACGCATATCCACTAACTGAGTTGGCTGAAGAAACCACTGGCTTGAGCTTAACAATGAACATACTAACGTTGGGTCTCTTCGTTGGGTTAACGAATATAGTTAAGAGGGAAAGCATTGAAAAGGCTGTTCTCGATGCAGTCCCTAAGGGAACCGAGCAAATCAACTTAAAGGCCCTTCACAAGGGCTTCGAACTGGCAGATAAGTCCACCTAA
- a CDS encoding ABC transporter substrate-binding protein: MRKLLIVTFLALIVFFSGCIGSNSSATPTTTTSPVTQSQPKEVTTETKTVTQTQTVTVTMTRAPTHYPLTITDSLGRKVTIKKEPQRIVSLAPSITETLYFIGALDKVVGVTSFDDFPPGVQKGRTIIGGFSGPNIEVIASLKPDLIIGTSMHIKYLDKLEQIAPVIIVDPKNIDEIYEWIIKLGKVVNREEEAKGVVNYMKAIVEDIKTKTSNASKVKVFFLLSTYGGYWTAGKGTFIDSLISIAGGENIFHDVEGWKQVSPEEIVARDPEVIIFSAHAGIKPEDLCKTPLAETTAFKNGRAYMVSDDNLVSRPGPRIVLGLEEIAYFIHPEAFNYAYQAKAAACASS; the protein is encoded by the coding sequence ATGAGGAAGTTGCTAATTGTCACTTTCCTGGCCTTGATTGTGTTCTTTAGCGGATGCATAGGCTCTAACTCCAGTGCTACTCCAACGACAACGACATCGCCAGTAACTCAATCCCAGCCTAAGGAAGTTACGACCGAGACCAAGACGGTGACCCAAACCCAAACGGTAACCGTGACAATGACTAGGGCTCCGACCCACTATCCCCTAACAATAACGGACTCGTTGGGAAGGAAAGTTACGATAAAAAAGGAGCCCCAGAGAATAGTGTCCCTAGCTCCTAGCATAACCGAGACCCTGTACTTCATTGGGGCCCTCGATAAGGTAGTTGGAGTAACAAGCTTTGATGACTTTCCCCCAGGAGTTCAGAAGGGTAGGACGATAATAGGGGGCTTCTCCGGCCCGAATATAGAGGTCATAGCCTCATTAAAGCCTGACTTGATAATAGGGACCTCAATGCACATAAAATACCTTGATAAGCTTGAGCAGATAGCCCCAGTAATAATAGTCGATCCGAAGAACATAGACGAGATATACGAGTGGATAATCAAGCTCGGTAAAGTGGTTAACAGGGAGGAGGAAGCCAAGGGAGTCGTCAATTACATGAAGGCCATCGTTGAGGATATAAAGACAAAGACCAGCAATGCGAGCAAGGTGAAGGTATTCTTCCTTCTAAGCACGTACGGTGGCTATTGGACCGCTGGGAAGGGAACTTTCATAGACAGCTTAATCTCGATAGCTGGAGGCGAGAACATATTCCACGATGTCGAGGGGTGGAAGCAGGTTAGTCCAGAGGAGATCGTCGCTAGAGATCCGGAGGTTATAATATTCTCGGCCCACGCTGGCATAAAGCCGGAAGACCTCTGCAAGACGCCACTCGCTGAAACTACCGCCTTCAAGAATGGAAGGGCCTACATGGTGAGCGATGATAATCTAGTTTCAAGGCCAGGACCGAGGATAGTCCTTGGACTTGAAGAAATAGCCTACTTCATCCACCCTGAGGCCTTTAACTATGCCTACCAAGCTAAAGCAGCTGCTTGCGCCTCTTCTTGA
- a CDS encoding COG2426 family protein has translation MSFLEVLFLSLIPTFEGRYAVIYGIARGYPLQETLGASILGVLILSLLLPKVLPIVDIIAIKLENTRLRRIAELYINYVNRAREKARPYVERWGFIGLTIFVAIPLPGTGVWTGAIAAYFLGIRERTAMASLILGGLISIALTTIPTLGIIKI, from the coding sequence GTGAGCTTCCTTGAAGTTCTATTCCTATCTCTAATCCCAACGTTCGAAGGTAGGTACGCGGTAATCTACGGGATAGCCAGAGGATATCCCCTTCAAGAGACGCTGGGGGCCTCGATACTTGGGGTGTTAATTTTGTCATTGCTCCTTCCCAAGGTGTTGCCTATAGTTGACATCATCGCCATCAAGCTAGAGAACACGAGATTGAGAAGGATAGCAGAGCTGTACATTAACTATGTTAACAGGGCCAGGGAAAAGGCGAGGCCGTACGTAGAAAGGTGGGGGTTCATAGGGCTAACGATATTCGTCGCGATTCCACTACCTGGCACTGGAGTTTGGACTGGGGCGATAGCGGCGTACTTCCTGGGAATTAGGGAGAGAACGGCCATGGCATCCCTAATACTAGGTGGCCTAATAAGTATAGCCCTGACCACGATACCCACATTGGGAATAATAAAAATTTAA
- a CDS encoding phosphatase PAP2 family protein, which translates to MRWKLITLGSLSFAIALLQALGFFNGINEAINSLLPQGGDVVKAVTTLADTHVVLIIITAVLAIRYHKNKGNAQEFLRPYLSFALVLITVGLLKLAYHTPRPITYGSGIGAFAFPSGHTAKASMLANYLSDVFPKYKAIIWTFPVVIGATRLLLHVHWFSDVLFGLFYGAFIDEVVKVVMKSELP; encoded by the coding sequence ATGAGGTGGAAGCTAATAACCCTGGGTTCCCTATCTTTTGCAATAGCACTGCTCCAAGCCCTTGGCTTCTTTAACGGGATAAACGAGGCAATAAACTCGCTCTTACCCCAGGGAGGAGATGTAGTTAAAGCAGTAACGACGCTTGCAGATACGCATGTAGTGCTTATCATAATAACCGCAGTCCTCGCGATTAGGTATCATAAAAATAAAGGAAATGCTCAGGAGTTTTTGAGGCCATATCTATCTTTCGCGCTTGTCCTCATAACCGTTGGCCTGTTAAAGCTCGCCTATCATACGCCTAGGCCGATAACTTATGGAAGCGGAATTGGAGCCTTTGCATTTCCATCAGGTCATACCGCCAAAGCCTCGATGCTAGCTAATTACCTAAGCGACGTCTTTCCAAAATACAAAGCCATAATCTGGACGTTTCCGGTGGTGATAGGGGCAACTAGGTTACTACTCCACGTTCACTGGTTTAGCGACGTTCTATTTGGACTCTTTTACGGGGCCTTCATAGACGAAGTCGTGAAGGTGGTGATGAAAAGTGAGCTTCCTTGA
- a CDS encoding ASCH domain-containing protein — translation MKTVQIRKFILLDNKYKSKIIKGEKVTTIRFGKYEAKPGSEVYIVITPSDTAIAKAKIKGIKTKKVKELTNEDARLDGFSDVKELVRELSRIYGELYGEDEVTIIEFEDVKPLKEGIPLKWLKGLNYRDPYEIARLCIENFDSSALSEDVKVILSRVIEDGLRDTVKRYGPKRVQQALLKAYHFLYERGII, via the coding sequence ATGAAAACGGTTCAAATAAGGAAGTTCATCCTGCTAGATAACAAGTACAAGTCAAAGATCATTAAGGGGGAAAAAGTAACAACGATAAGGTTCGGGAAGTATGAAGCGAAGCCAGGAAGTGAAGTTTACATAGTAATAACGCCTAGTGATACTGCAATAGCGAAGGCAAAGATAAAGGGGATAAAGACGAAGAAGGTTAAGGAGCTTACTAATGAAGATGCAAGGTTAGATGGATTTTCCGACGTCAAAGAGCTAGTGAGGGAGCTTTCGAGGATATATGGGGAGCTTTACGGAGAAGATGAGGTTACGATAATAGAGTTCGAGGACGTGAAACCACTTAAAGAGGGAATACCTCTAAAGTGGCTAAAAGGGTTGAACTACAGGGATCCCTACGAAATAGCCAGGCTTTGCATCGAAAACTTCGACAGCTCAGCGCTCTCAGAGGATGTTAAGGTTATACTAAGCAGGGTAATTGAGGATGGCCTAAGGGATACAGTGAAGAGGTATGGGCCAAAGAGGGTTCAACAAGCCCTATTGAAGGCCTATCACTTCCTCTACGAGAGGGGTATTATATGA